The genome window ttaggtgaaaagtgaagagttccccacacaagctctgatactgagggagctcaacgcattctacttcacctaactggttgggttttaaaggctagaaaggtctggttttggttaggccaaaagtgaagagttccccacacaagctctgatactgagggagctcaacgcattctacttgacctaaccggctggactttaagggctaggtaggtctggttttggttaggcgaaaagtgaagagttccccacacaagctctgatactgagggagctcaacgcattctacttgacctaaccggctcgactgtaagggctaggcaggtctggttttggttaggccaaaagtgaagagttccccacacaagctctgatactgagggagctcaacgcattctacttgacctaaccggctggactctaagggctaggcaggtctggttttggttaggccaaaagtgaagagttccccacacaagctctgatactgagggagctcaacgcattctacttgacctaactggctggactctaagggctaggcaggtctggttttggttaggcgaaaagtgaagagttccccacacaagctctgatactgagggagctcaacgcattctacttcacctaaccggttgggttttaaaggctaggaaggtctggttttggttaggccaaaagtgaagagttccccacacaagctctgatactgagggagctcaacgcattctacttgacgtaaccggctggactctaagggctaggcagatctggttttggttaggccatgTTTTCAACAGCACATGTTTTCAACAcatattattaagtatgtacagtatttacaatatttagaaaatgaataGCATGTCTTCTACGCATTTCTATGCTATCAAAGAAtgcattttcaacatatttaagatattcaaatgacaaacacaatcacaaacccgAGCTCCATGCTCAAGGGTTAGGCAGACATGCTTGTCTAAACTAGAAAGCAAATTAGACATggtatttattttaagaataaagacattgaaaaagtttaaaatttgaacatttctggcaaaatgaaaatttcccaaAGGACATAGAACATGCAAAGCTACAACCCTACCCCCCacttaaaactttaatttgtCTTCAAAGCATTTTAAGCAAGATTGTAAGGATCGAAAAAAGAGATAGGGAACAGAAAACTTCCCCTTGCTTGCAAAGGTTCCAAATTCGATTAGACTCCATTTTTTCCTTTAttcctacaaaaagaaaacaagattttctatcaaattttattaaagaggttaaactaaaaatttatggATATCTAGGATGTTAAAATCAGCGAGAAAAATAAGTCCTCCTGCCTTAATAAGAACATCCTCAACTATGCCTAAGGGGCTAACATATAGGACCTATCCACTTATTGGATGCTTACATTGGTCTTTTGCAAATTATTTAACCCCTAGTTCTTTTCCCACATACCCCACAAATCATCAATTGATGGGTATCTAAATCCATATCCTCTTAAGCTTGGAATGAGAACTAAAACCACCGCCTACACACGAGTATTTTTCACATGCATCAGAATAATACCATcaccctaaataaataaaaaggctACGATCTTGGGGTCTACATATAATCTATCAATTCCAATTCCTTGAAAGTTAAATTCTTCCATCTATTACAGCGAGGAAAAGGGATACTAAACATCCAAGTACAACGAAACATCCATCATACGTTCCACAATTTAATTATAGATCAAATATCATCCCAGATTCGTTAATTTGTATGCACTTCAAAATTTTAGACTACTTGCTTAGTTGCTTTCACATGGGAGACTTCAGCAGCTGGTTTTTAAATGTTTGCATGTGGAAAAACTTCATAGCAGCTATGAAATATCTATTCAAGATACTTTCATTGGCCACTCTCTAATCTACTTTTTCTGTGATTTTATTATGTCAAAAGAATGGAATGATCTAGAGTTTCACTAGCGGTGCATTAAGGATCCCATCCGAAACGAGATGCATAAAAGTGGACAGACAGAAAAGACAAGCATACCAGTCCAGAAGCTGGTGGCATTCCATATTCCAAAGCAGGAAGAAAATCATCATCAAGTGTCACTTCATAAGAATCATCCTCATCTTTTTGGCAATTGAAGTCCAAAGAGTCATTACATAAGAAACGAGATACATAAGAAACAGCTGAGCCATGCTTCTCATTGTGTTGCCTGATCTGGTCTTCTAATCATCCTCTGTgccaattttgtttgttttaaaagaaaaagatcattACAACCATTCCAATTATCATGGAACCGGAACACTAAAACGTTCCAATAGAAACTATTATTTCTTGACATGGCACATAAACCAATAATGCACAAGTATACCAAGCAAGAAGAATAGAATGCTCATGTAGAGCTTGGACGCACATTGTTATGGAGTTAAGCACATAACACATAACAAAAACGATTCCTTTGGTAACCTTTCGACTGAAAGGGTCTATACAAGATGGAACAAAGTACAGGAAAGTTATCTTCCAAAAGGTGATAGACTATCCAGTTTAACTTGAGTTCAATACTAATGtactttctctctttcaaatgCCATGAAATTGGCTAAAAAGTTTCATCATCTGTGCACCCTTCTAACATTAATGATTGATATAATCACCTCTTACCTGATAAATACGATCGATCAATTCGAAAAATGCATTGGCCAGCTCACGACCACAAATGAAAAGTTCAAATCTTTCTGTAAACCCTGCATGGCTAATAATGCacaagaaatgaaaatttttaaccCCTCCCAggtaagaagaaagaaaagatagaaaagacATTCAAACAGCTGTTGGTGTAAAGATTTGAGATCTCAATCATGGTCATCCTCCAATAATTTCCCAAAGAGGAGAATAATTGAATATTTTAGGATGGAAAACAAAATTGATAATGACCCAGAGCTTATTTCTTTGGAGTTCTTGTAGATTACTAAAGGGATTAGACAATACGACTTTGTGTTTTAACATCAAGAGTGGATATCTTGTTATAGCACAAACTTAACTTAGGACAGTATGCTCCGTAAATTATGCTTTTATGTTTCTGCTTGAATAATTAGTTGTTTTTGTGTGTGCACTCTCACATATATATTCTAAATGATGATTATCTTTCTTGTCCTACAAATGAATCCTTGGTTACAAATGGAATGGACAAATTTGACAATAAGATTGATAGAATCTAAGCCAGCAAAAGGCTGAAGTTTCATACCTGGGGGAGTGGAAGAACTGAAAGAACGTCAATTGTGAAGTAAGATAAAAAGAATCTCCAAGCTCTTGTGCAAACACCATCATCGGCTTCATCAAGTTTTGCATTATAAAATTTGGAATATCTAAAATGAAAATGACAGACTATAAGAATTATGTAGAGGAAGTCTATGATTGAGCTAACAATTACAACTACTATTCTCATCTTGTTGTCAAATCCAACACATCTTTTGCCTTAATCAACCAACAAGGTGTAACAGAACAAAGGATCCAACAAGGTAGCAATCACACACAACATGACAAGTATTTCATTCCACAAATGAAGAAATACCGGGTTCCTATCACCCAAACATTTAAGATATCCCAAACCTTTACTCCTAACTTCtcgatcaaatcttatgtttcCAAAACTCGTAAGCCTATCAAAACTAGTAGTAAAGCTTGTTGAAATTGATCTCAATGTTCTCAGTGAGCATGTTTCTCCAATATACGAAGGTTTACTCCTGGACAGGGGACAAAGCAAGTGGAACAAATGAACCAACAGATACTTCTACtatttgattttgaagaaaagaatCACAGGAGATGGGGGACATCAGAAGAATTTCAACCGCACACAGAAAACAGATAAAAAATAGTATAGTTGACAACCCAACAACCATTTAACTGCAATACTTCCTAAATGATTAGCTGGTAATTATTTAATCTTAGAAGAGAACTAGAAATCGCCCTGGTCTATAGACAATACATAGAGAAATGACAATGATGTGAGTGATTGttactaaaggaaaaaaatagtttactgatgatgaattgaagtagcctttcctttgtaattgaatgatttaaagagtgatctaatgaatgttataaaaaataaatgagggGAGAAACTCAACCATGGAGAGAAAATGGATGGTGAATGAAGTACCAAAAAACAAACTAGCAAATGCAGTCatagttaaaataaaaccatCTTCAAAAGTAGTCATAGCTCAACCAAATGGCACTTATTTTCTACAAACCCAACTACTtttcactttttaaatattcaatttgtGTTAGTTCCTACACACAAAAAGATCACAAACTCCTGAAATGGATAGAATTACAGGGCTACAGGTTATAGTATTTTTGTGAATCTAAAGCAATTATGAAGCATAACCAAGTAGCAAACACAAACACTTGATGAAACTACTAACAGTCACAAAAACTTTGGAAGTTAGAAGTGCAGAGAAAGAAAGTGAGAGAAGTCAATTCTGGCAAAGTGAGAGAAGTCAGTTTTGGCTTAAAAAATCCCTTTTGACTCCTTCCCAACTTCCCAGATGCAGTTGAACCCCTTCAAAATGACCACAACTGACTCAACTTacagtaaaaaatcaaattgagtgAACATATGGCAAGTGGGTCCAATTCCTTTTACCACATAAAACTATAATACAAGTTCTTTCACTACCTAAAACCCAAATTCCACAACCACAGTTatgcaagaagaagaacaacaacaaaaatgccTCTCAAACTCCAACAAGAAGTACAGAAGAACTTGAATTCCAAAAGGGAACTTTACTTACCTCCGtacatccatggctgaattgaGTGAGCTAGAAATTAGAAAACACAAAGAATGAAGCTGATTTTGAGGTGCATCCGGAAGGCAATTTAAAGCTTTTGGCAGTAGCTATGTAACAAGTTTCCAAAGTGAGCCACCATAATCGACTAAAAATGGAAACCAAAATGAATGAGCAATCAATGAAATATTAAGTATATCTGAAGAAACAAACATATTATTCTGATAAACCCTGCATAATTATTCTGAGATTATAAAGATGGTGTTTAAAATTGTATTCGATTCATTTTAAAAGGTTAACCATGAAAAGGAAGAACAGTGGAGACCATGAACTACTAAAGGCATGCAATTTTTCACAATATCATGATGAGAGACTTCATGCTTTAAGTAGTCTTTGACACAAATCAAGACTATAAAGTGTCGAACATTTTCTAATCTTTATTAAAGTTTATCTTTTTTCATGCTTTAGTAATAGAACTAATTTCACTTAACAAGGTCCAAAACTTGATGATTAATCTTGAGTTTATGATTTCAACCGCATACTGAAGTCAGTTCAACCAATCTAcgaaattacaaaattaaaaatataaaggatggcatacaaattatatatagacATTTTGGACAACTGcaacttttttttagtacacGGTTGCAGGGATAGGGGTGCACTCAGGTGCGCATATTAGCACGAGGAAGATAAAAACCTTCATTAGAAGCCGAGTAACGGCTGCCATTGTGGATACACACTCCTCTGTTAAATTTTCTACACCAGATTTTACATCTTCTCTAATCTGTGAGATGATTCAACATAAgaccaaattaatttttcatattacaggaaaatatcatttcaccacacaaattaagaaaaaaatataccaaaacatCCATAACCACACCACGTAAACTACCTTAACAACAGAATCAGACAACCCAGGGATGGAATTCTCAGGAACGGTCTCCATACTGAGCTTCCGCTTAAGTGGGTTAGAAGATGGAGCAGGCTCTTCAACTTAGTCGGCGAGGGTTTGGAATCGGGAACCATGGAGTTGGGAATTTGGGATCTGACGGTGAAGCATTTTCTTTGGAAGACGACATAGGCTTCCGAGGGGTCTTCCGCCCTTGATTCCGGCGCCGTTAGCGCATGGAATAGAAAATGGCAGTGGATCGGCGAGATGGGTATTTAGCAAGATAGGGTTTCTTGGGTGGATGCTTCATTTTAGAGAATAGAAATTGAGAGAAAGGAAGAGTGAAGATTCTGAGGAAGACGAAGGAGACAAGAGATCGAGAGAGAAGGGGAGGCGGAGAGAGGGGGAAGAGGAGGGAGATAGTTGCCgttgagaagaaagatgaagaaatttaGAAATGAGAGAGAAGCTGCGAAGGGAagttgttttttgaaatttgaaatgaaatgaaatgaaactttttaatttttaactaaGTTATTAgagattttgaattaaaaaaataatatataattaaagttaaaagaatGTATACGTGCATACACATTTTTTGCAAAAGAATACTTAATGcacttgtttttttaaatagtttttagacaaactattataaatagTGATACTATTTTACTAATAGACATTATTTAAtagaatctaaaaatttaatatatttaaaaacgactctaatttttaaaacaactctatttttatattaataaaaataataaaacagataaaatatttttctatcaagtataaaaaaatttatctcgGAGAGGTTtcttattaaacataaataactatatgtcattaaaatattttatttataaatattttaaaaaataaattctgttatttaaaataatttcttcagAACTTTTCATCAAACTATGTTTTTTccataaatgatttattttgtatttcTATAGCCACGtggagaaaaaaacaaaaggtgTGGAAATGTGTCCTATCGAGCGCCGATTCGATGTTTCGTTTTAGTGCCCGAAATTCAACCATTTATCTATTTAACTACAATTTACAATAAATCACAACTCATTCTTATTTCTTAATTCTCCCTATTTAAGTATTCCGTAATTAGTTATAAGTTTCCACCATATAATTTGATCACAATTGAGTCTTATCATATTTCATGactttagtttaatatttatggggaaaatataaaaaagtacatagtcgtttctataaaaaaaaaataaagaaacctaaattcttttgaaacgttacaatattgttattattgtttactttggaaatagttgcaaaattaaaattagattcAATAGAATCTTGAAGAAATTTCTAATACTAGGATAGCAAGAGattcataaattatttatagTACCTTTATTGGCTATATCTAAGCATTGCttaaaaattgtaaaagagCACTTAAGCTCCCTTTTTTAAATAGCTATCTATGTCGCAAAAATGTGAGCGTTCAAGGCATTGTGGAAATGGCTCGAAGTTGGAATACAAAGAAGGTCCACCCATAGCTGCTGCTTGCTGACGTAGATTCTCAATCACACTTAATTAtctaatgtataaaattttcaaaattttatttatttgtttttccttttcaatattTGGTAATCTCCTTTAACCAAGGAACAAATTAACCCCCACCCTCTGGACCAACAAATTTTGACAGAACACAATAAACTCTTCTTTACCCATTTCTCATTTTTCAACCTCCTGCCTACTCTTTTTACCCAAAAATAAAAGCTGTAACTCTCTTTTATATAACCTCTTCTCTAACTTTTTCAAAAAAGTTCTTAAGCTGTATTGTAAGATTAatgatttttgttaaaaaaaataatgttatcTATTAACTAATCAAATGGTCCAAAGTTTAACATGGTATATTTGTCAGAAAGTGAGCATCAAAATGACAGATTGTTagatgtatatatttcattaactAAGAGTTGTTAAGAACTTCAATGTATGATCAAgcttttgatttcttatcatgCTTGCTGGGGCTATGGATATATCTTTAGCATTCGGTAGAAATTCCAGGACATGGGTGGGTAAAAAAAGTTTTCTAGTTTTATATCTGCTCTttgtgagaaaaaagaaaaatgcaagAGAGGTCTTAACTAGAAagacaataaaattaaaagtaataGTATTAAGGGCAGAATTTGTTCATCACCTTATGAAATTGTACTTGGATTGGAAAACCACGTGAACGACTTAATTAGGACTTGAGGAATGATCTAGGATTAGGAAAACCAC of Cucumis melo cultivar AY unplaced genomic scaffold, USDA_Cmelo_AY_1.0 utg000841l, whole genome shotgun sequence contains these proteins:
- the LOC127146612 gene encoding uncharacterized protein LOC127146612 isoform X5, which codes for METVPENSIPGLSDSVVKIREDVKSGVENLTEECVSTMAAVTRLLMKLLPKALNCLPDAPQNQLHSLCFLISSSLNSAMDVRRYSKFYNAKLDEADDGVCTRAWRFFLSYFTIDVLSVLPLPQGLQKDLNFSFVVVSWPMHFSN
- the LOC127146612 gene encoding cyclic nucleotide-gated ion channel 1-like isoform X2; the protein is METVPENSIPGLSDSVVKIREDVKSGVENLTEECVSTMAAVTRLLMKLLPKALNCLPDAPQNQLHSLCFLISSSLNSAMDVRRSKPSYIGETCSLRTLRSISTSFTTSFDRLTSFGNIRFDREVRSKGLGYLKCLGDRNPVFLHLWNEILVMLCVIATLLDPLFCYTLLVD